In Triticum aestivum cultivar Chinese Spring chromosome 5B, IWGSC CS RefSeq v2.1, whole genome shotgun sequence, the following proteins share a genomic window:
- the LOC123110694 gene encoding rubredoxin produces MAMATARLIHPSMVASKSPRAPPAPLLLHTHKPLTTALTSSFHFTLHSVDVSKDDKPLDTALETKQEDATAASGGDLATPLPGELDAEEDRPKLDPRRFEEQFAVLNTGVHECRSCGYLYDQAKGDPSYPVPSGLPFNKLPDDWRCPTCGAAQSFFDSKSVEIAGFAQNQQFGLGGNSLTSGQKTLLIYGSLLVGFAFFLSGYFLQ; encoded by the coding sequence ATGGCAATGGCCACAGCAAGGCTAATCCACCCATCCATGGTGGCGTCCAAGAGCCCAAGAGCGCCACCAGCGCCCTTGCTCCTCCACACCCATAAGCCCCTGACCACCGCACTGACCTCATCGTTTCACTTCACGCTCCACTCCGTCGACGTCTCCAAGGACGACAAGCCGCTGGACACCGCGCTCGAGACCAAACAAGAAGATGCAACCGCCGCCTCCGGCGGCGACCTGGCGACGCCACTGCCGGGGGAGTTGGACGCGGAGGAGGACAGGCCGAAGCTTGACCCCCGCCGGTTTGAGGAGCAGTTCGCGGTGCTGAACACGGGGGTGCACGAGTGCCGGTCCTGCGGCTACCTGTACGACCAGGCGAAGGGAGACCCGTCCTATCCGGTGCCATCGGGGCTGCCGTTCAACAAGCTGCCGGACGACTGGCGGTGCCCGACGTGCGGCGCGGCGCAGTCCTTCTTCGACAGCAAGAGCGTCGAGATCGCCGGGTTCGCGCAGAACCAGCAGTTCGGGCTCGGCGGCAACTCGCTCACCTCTGGCCAGAAGACGCTACTCATCTACGGAAGCCTCCTTGTCGGCttcgccttcttcctctccggctACTTCTTGCAATGA